One stretch of Vulgatibacter sp. DNA includes these proteins:
- a CDS encoding exo-beta-N-acetylmuramidase NamZ domain-containing protein — protein sequence MRTGLEVAAASRFSVLRGLRVGAICNPTAVDRRFVHLADHLAAAEGVHLAALFGPEHGIRGSAQDMIHVAGGVRDPRTGVLVHSLYGPTFDSLAPTPAMLEGLDVLVYDVQDVGARYYTFVYTMALCMRAAGRAGIKFVVLDRPNPIDGVHVEGNRVREPFRSFVGLYDLPNRHGMTAGELAQLFNELHPPEERCALEVIRCEGWDRTKEWDATGLHWIPPSPNMPTVDTARVYPGMCLLEGTNLSEGRGTTRPFELWGAPFLDPEALAERLAAEALPGVLFRPAYFEPTFQKHGRQMCGGVMLHVTDREAFLPVRTGVACLLAARELGGDAFRWRTEEYEYRSDVPAIDLLAGNDELRQGIDAGRSLAELTASWDGELSAFLPLRKRHLLYPEA from the coding sequence ATGCGTACGGGTCTCGAGGTTGCCGCCGCCAGCCGGTTCTCCGTGCTGCGCGGCCTGCGCGTCGGCGCGATCTGCAACCCCACCGCGGTGGATCGCCGCTTCGTCCACCTGGCCGATCATCTGGCTGCGGCGGAAGGTGTCCACCTCGCCGCGCTCTTCGGTCCGGAGCACGGCATCCGCGGCAGCGCGCAGGACATGATCCACGTGGCGGGGGGCGTGCGTGATCCCCGCACCGGCGTCCTCGTCCACTCCCTCTACGGCCCCACCTTCGATTCGCTGGCGCCGACGCCGGCGATGCTCGAGGGGCTCGACGTGCTGGTCTACGACGTCCAGGACGTGGGCGCCCGCTACTACACCTTCGTCTACACCATGGCGCTCTGCATGCGCGCGGCAGGGCGGGCGGGGATCAAATTCGTGGTGCTCGACAGGCCCAATCCGATCGACGGCGTGCACGTCGAGGGCAACCGGGTGCGCGAGCCCTTCCGCTCCTTCGTCGGCCTCTACGATCTGCCCAACCGGCACGGCATGACCGCAGGCGAGCTGGCGCAGCTCTTCAACGAGCTCCACCCGCCGGAGGAGCGCTGCGCGCTCGAGGTGATCCGCTGCGAGGGCTGGGATCGCACCAAGGAGTGGGACGCAACCGGCCTGCACTGGATCCCGCCCTCGCCCAACATGCCCACCGTCGACACCGCCCGCGTCTATCCCGGGATGTGTCTGCTCGAGGGGACCAACCTCTCCGAGGGCCGCGGCACCACGAGACCCTTCGAGCTCTGGGGCGCGCCCTTCCTCGATCCGGAGGCGCTGGCGGAGCGGCTCGCGGCGGAGGCGCTCCCCGGCGTGCTCTTCCGGCCTGCGTATTTCGAGCCGACCTTTCAGAAACACGGGCGGCAGATGTGCGGCGGCGTGATGCTGCACGTCACCGATCGCGAGGCCTTCCTGCCGGTGCGCACCGGCGTGGCGTGCCTGCTCGCTGCGCGGGAGCTGGGCGGCGACGCCTTCCGCTGGCGGACCGAGGAGTACGAGTACAGGAGCGACGTGCCCGCCATCGATCTGCTCGCCGGCAACGACGAACTCCGGCAGGGGATCGACGCCGGCCGCTCGCTGGCGGAGCTCACCGCCTCCTGGGACGGGGAGCTCTCGGCGTTTTTGCCGCTCCGGAAGCGCCACCTCCTCTACCCGGAGGCCTGA
- the nadD gene encoding nicotinate (nicotinamide) nucleotide adenylyltransferase — MRIALYGGSFNPPHVGHLLVVSYVLATAEVDEIWLMPSYRHPFGKELAPFVDRVEMCSRVAAVFRRGVAVSSVESEVPGEGRTVDTLEYLVERHPSCSFRLVIGSDILDDTPKWKAWDRVKELAPPLLIARGGHPHPEAQGPEMPAVSSTEVRGRLASGAGAEALVPKAVLEYVRARRLYGTGG; from the coding sequence GTGCGGATCGCGCTCTACGGCGGCTCGTTCAACCCGCCCCACGTCGGCCACCTGCTCGTCGTCTCCTACGTGCTCGCCACCGCGGAGGTGGACGAGATCTGGCTGATGCCCTCCTACCGCCACCCCTTCGGCAAGGAGCTCGCGCCCTTCGTCGATCGGGTGGAAATGTGCTCTCGGGTCGCCGCGGTCTTCCGGCGCGGCGTGGCGGTGAGCTCGGTGGAGTCGGAGGTGCCGGGGGAGGGCCGCACGGTCGACACCCTCGAATACCTGGTGGAGCGGCACCCCTCGTGTTCGTTCCGGCTGGTGATCGGCTCGGACATCCTGGACGACACGCCGAAGTGGAAGGCGTGGGACCGGGTGAAGGAGCTGGCGCCGCCGCTGCTGATCGCGCGGGGCGGGCATCCGCATCCCGAGGCGCAGGGGCCGGAGATGCCCGCGGTGTCGAGCACCGAGGTGCGGGGCCGGCTCGCCAGCGGCGCTGGGGCGGAGGCGCTGGTGCCGAAGGCGGTGCTGGAATACGTGCGGGCCCGCCGGCTCTACGGCACCGGCGGCTGA
- a CDS encoding DUF2520 domain-containing protein, which yields MRAPSAAARYVSNMVRRSARTVHQRSVSRVPRLERTPRRPTVFVVGLGRLGTALARALAAHGWQVQAWSRTPTRRRLPGVTLRSGGVPTEVEGAKLVLLTVPDRAIAAVATDLAQRGLVGRGQVVAHCAGALDLEPLQAAAAAGAAIGSLHPLVAASPGAVQLTGKAAAIDGVPAAARLLRRVARTVGLRPLQVPAAGRVRYHAAASLAANGLVALADLAAELLASTGVAREQALAALLPLLASSLENLQRTGLPDALTGPVARGDAAVVQAHLAALRELPQYAAYVALSARALEIAAQQGAADPEGLERIDKLLRKPIRRR from the coding sequence GTGCGTGCCCCGTCCGCCGCGGCGCGCTATGTCTCGAACATGGTCCGCCGCAGCGCCCGCACCGTCCACCAGCGTTCCGTTTCCCGCGTGCCGCGCCTCGAGCGCACGCCAAGGCGCCCCACCGTCTTCGTGGTGGGGCTCGGTCGCCTCGGCACCGCCCTCGCCCGGGCCCTCGCCGCCCACGGCTGGCAGGTGCAGGCCTGGAGCCGCACGCCCACCCGCCGGCGGCTGCCCGGCGTCACCCTGCGCAGCGGCGGCGTGCCCACCGAGGTCGAGGGAGCGAAGCTCGTGCTCCTCACCGTGCCCGATCGCGCCATCGCCGCGGTGGCGACGGATCTGGCGCAGCGTGGCCTCGTCGGCAGGGGCCAGGTGGTGGCCCATTGCGCCGGCGCCCTCGATCTCGAGCCCCTGCAGGCGGCGGCGGCTGCCGGCGCCGCGATCGGCTCGCTCCACCCCCTCGTCGCTGCCAGCCCCGGTGCGGTGCAGCTCACCGGCAAGGCCGCGGCGATCGACGGCGTCCCCGCTGCGGCGCGGCTCCTGCGCCGGGTGGCACGGACGGTGGGCCTGCGGCCGCTCCAGGTTCCCGCAGCAGGCAGGGTCCGCTACCACGCGGCGGCGAGCCTCGCCGCCAACGGCCTCGTCGCCCTGGCGGATCTCGCCGCAGAGCTCCTCGCCTCCACTGGCGTTGCCAGGGAGCAGGCCCTCGCGGCGCTGCTGCCGCTGCTGGCTTCGTCCCTCGAGAACCTGCAGCGCACCGGCCTCCCCGACGCGCTCACCGGCCCGGTGGCCCGCGGCGACGCGGCGGTGGTGCAGGCCCACCTCGCCGCGCTGCGCGAGCTGCCGCAATACGCCGCCTACGTCGCGCTCTCCGCCAGGGCCCTGGAGATCGCGGCGCAGCAGGGCGCGGCCGATCCCGAGGGCCTCGAGCGGATCGACAAGCTCCTCCGCAAGCCGATCCGCCGCCGCTGA
- a CDS encoding alpha/beta hydrolase, translated as MRTVHTTLGGLTCHVVEEPGTRPDLAVILCHGFGATGDDLAPFAAEIAARLPAVRGRVRFVFPEAPLTLGDLGYGTSRAWWMIDLQSIAARRAGDGEALRRYRQETPEGLGHARRLLRGAVDQLLGETGLGFGQVVLGGFSQGSMLTLDLALRLDEPPAALWALSGTLIAEPEWRRLAPRRKGLHVVQSHGTLDPILPFENAVALRDLLIESGLEVDFLSFPGEHTIPPTALDKLIGSLTGLLAAK; from the coding sequence ATGCGCACCGTCCATACGACGCTCGGCGGATTGACCTGCCACGTGGTCGAGGAGCCGGGCACCAGGCCCGACCTCGCCGTGATCCTCTGCCACGGCTTCGGCGCCACCGGCGACGACCTCGCGCCCTTCGCAGCGGAGATCGCGGCGCGGCTCCCGGCGGTGCGGGGGCGGGTGCGCTTCGTCTTTCCCGAAGCACCGCTCACCCTGGGCGACCTGGGCTACGGGACGTCGCGGGCGTGGTGGATGATCGATCTCCAGTCGATCGCCGCCCGCCGCGCTGGCGACGGCGAGGCGCTCCGTCGCTACCGGCAGGAGACGCCCGAGGGGCTCGGCCATGCGCGGCGGCTCCTCCGCGGCGCCGTCGATCAGCTCCTCGGCGAAACGGGGCTCGGTTTCGGGCAGGTGGTGCTGGGCGGCTTCTCGCAGGGATCGATGCTCACCCTCGATCTCGCGCTGCGCCTCGACGAGCCGCCGGCGGCGCTCTGGGCCCTCTCCGGCACCCTGATCGCCGAGCCCGAGTGGCGCCGGCTCGCGCCGCGGCGCAAGGGGCTCCACGTGGTGCAGAGCCACGGGACGCTCGATCCGATCCTGCCCTTCGAGAACGCCGTGGCGCTGCGCGATCTGCTGATCGAGTCGGGGCTGGAGGTGGATTTCCTCTCGTTCCCCGGCGAGCACACCATCCCGCCCACCGCCCTCGACAAGCTGATCGGATCGCTCACCGGCCTGCTCGCCGCGAAGTAG
- a CDS encoding AAA family ATPase, with protein sequence MPETREIQQILAQAEDIAASVGQPLTTAHLLLALFTTPCAAGALLAERGIGDREIVTGLTRTPDEPAAKVEEALLRAREIAAGVGAPTDSLHLLIAFGRQRGTLAYDLLVKAGLPLAALRNTVLSWYTGGRRPKGMEPVGGLAVEAALAPTRTEPPRPRAATARRTPIDRAAQPAEPPAPRMAPPPATPAAPGLTAARPSATPPAAPPPASTPRAAAPIAPPPEPIARAAAPAPAAKPDPVARIHAAATPRRFSTAELALDPAVFPQLATFGRNLTEAAAQGRLDPVIGREREVDEVVDILGKRRGNNPVLVGDPGVGKTAVVEGVAQQLLAATRTGVAPRLLVELEMGGLVAGTSLRGSFSERLGAIKEEVRAAGGRVVVFLDELHTVVGAGSSGDGPQDAANELKTALARGEFPCIGATTWDEYRKYVESDPALERRFTPVRVDEPTLAQTVEILRGLAPRYARHHGVAYDDEALQAAAQLSARYIPDRQLPDKAIGLLDLAGSRTARAGGDRVDVRAIAAVVSRIAAVPLDRLLLDDREKLLRLEADLGGRVMGHRETIAKVAAAIRRNYAGFGARRPMGSFLFLGPTGVGKTELAKAIAEVLHGSEGALVRVDMSELGESHSVARLIGAPPGYVGHGEGGQLTEAVRRRPASVVLFDEIEKAHRDVLLLLLQVLDEGRLTDARGKAIDFTQSIVILTSNLGAEAFTERSAPRMGFGAAAQDEGAKGSRALEAARAQLPPELWNRIDDRCLFEPLRRDEVAQIARLLLADSAKRIAAERRIAVHFDDAVIERLLDRGGWDPTLGARPMRQAIQREIEAPLAEAILRGAIADGAAVHATVQGDDLAFRV encoded by the coding sequence ATGCCCGAGACCCGTGAGATCCAGCAGATCCTCGCCCAGGCAGAGGACATCGCCGCTTCGGTCGGCCAGCCCCTCACCACGGCGCACCTGCTGCTGGCGCTCTTCACCACGCCCTGCGCCGCAGGCGCGCTGCTGGCGGAGCGCGGGATCGGGGATCGGGAGATCGTGACGGGCCTCACCCGCACGCCGGACGAGCCTGCGGCGAAGGTGGAGGAGGCGCTCCTCCGGGCCCGGGAGATCGCCGCTGGCGTTGGCGCGCCCACCGATTCGCTCCACCTGCTCATCGCCTTCGGGCGGCAGCGGGGCACGCTCGCCTACGACCTGCTGGTGAAGGCGGGGCTGCCGCTGGCGGCGCTGCGGAACACCGTCCTCTCCTGGTACACGGGGGGCCGCAGGCCCAAGGGGATGGAGCCGGTGGGGGGGCTGGCGGTGGAGGCGGCGCTGGCGCCGACGCGCACCGAGCCGCCGAGGCCCCGGGCCGCGACCGCGCGGCGGACGCCAATCGATCGGGCCGCGCAGCCTGCCGAGCCGCCGGCGCCGCGGATGGCGCCACCGCCCGCAACGCCAGCGGCCCCCGGCCTTACCGCAGCGCGACCCAGCGCGACGCCGCCTGCCGCACCACCGCCTGCGTCGACCCCACGTGCAGCAGCGCCCATCGCGCCTCCGCCGGAACCGATCGCGCGCGCAGCCGCGCCCGCGCCCGCAGCGAAGCCCGATCCGGTGGCCCGCATCCACGCAGCTGCGACGCCCCGCCGCTTCTCTACCGCGGAGCTAGCCCTCGATCCGGCGGTCTTCCCGCAGCTCGCCACCTTCGGCCGCAACCTCACCGAAGCTGCGGCGCAGGGCCGCCTCGATCCGGTGATCGGCCGCGAGCGCGAAGTCGACGAGGTGGTCGACATCCTCGGCAAGCGCCGCGGCAACAACCCGGTCCTCGTCGGCGATCCCGGCGTGGGCAAGACCGCGGTGGTCGAGGGCGTGGCCCAGCAGCTCCTCGCCGCCACCCGCACAGGCGTGGCGCCGCGGCTCCTGGTCGAGCTGGAGATGGGCGGCCTCGTCGCCGGCACCTCCCTGCGCGGCTCCTTCTCCGAGCGCCTCGGCGCGATCAAGGAGGAGGTCCGCGCCGCCGGCGGCCGCGTGGTCGTCTTCCTCGACGAGCTCCACACCGTGGTGGGCGCCGGCTCCTCCGGCGACGGTCCCCAGGACGCAGCCAACGAGCTCAAGACCGCGCTCGCCCGCGGCGAGTTCCCCTGCATCGGCGCCACCACCTGGGACGAGTACCGCAAATATGTCGAGAGCGATCCCGCCCTCGAGCGGCGCTTCACGCCGGTGCGGGTGGACGAGCCCACCTTGGCGCAGACGGTGGAGATCCTCCGCGGCCTCGCGCCCCGCTACGCCAGGCATCACGGCGTGGCCTACGACGACGAGGCGCTGCAGGCTGCGGCGCAGCTCTCGGCCCGCTACATCCCCGACCGGCAGCTCCCCGACAAGGCGATCGGCCTCCTCGATCTCGCCGGCTCCCGCACCGCACGGGCCGGCGGCGACCGGGTCGACGTGCGCGCCATCGCCGCGGTGGTCTCGCGGATCGCAGCCGTTCCCCTCGACCGGCTCCTCCTCGACGATCGCGAGAAGCTGCTCCGCCTCGAGGCGGATCTCGGCGGGCGGGTGATGGGCCACCGCGAGACGATCGCGAAGGTCGCCGCGGCGATCCGGCGCAACTACGCCGGCTTCGGCGCCCGCAGGCCGATGGGCTCCTTCCTCTTCCTCGGCCCCACCGGCGTGGGCAAGACCGAGCTGGCCAAGGCGATCGCCGAGGTGCTCCACGGCAGCGAGGGCGCCCTGGTCCGCGTCGACATGAGCGAGCTCGGCGAGTCGCACAGCGTGGCGAGGCTCATCGGCGCGCCGCCGGGCTACGTGGGCCACGGCGAGGGCGGGCAGCTCACCGAGGCGGTGCGCCGGCGCCCTGCCAGCGTGGTCCTCTTCGACGAGATCGAGAAGGCGCACCGCGACGTGCTCCTCCTCCTGCTCCAGGTCCTCGACGAGGGCCGGCTCACCGACGCCCGCGGCAAGGCGATCGACTTCACCCAGAGCATCGTGATCCTCACCTCGAATCTGGGCGCGGAGGCCTTCACCGAGCGCTCCGCGCCGCGGATGGGCTTCGGCGCCGCGGCGCAGGACGAGGGCGCGAAGGGATCCCGGGCGCTGGAAGCGGCGCGGGCGCAGCTGCCCCCCGAGCTCTGGAACCGGATCGACGACCGCTGCCTCTTCGAGCCCCTGCGGCGCGACGAGGTGGCGCAGATCGCGCGCCTGCTCCTCGCCGACTCGGCGAAGCGGATCGCTGCGGAGCGGCGCATCGCCGTCCACTTCGACGACGCGGTGATCGAGCGGCTCCTCGACCGCGGCGGCTGGGATCCGACCCTCGGCGCGCGGCCGATGCGCCAGGCGATCCAGCGCGAGATCGAGGCGCCCCTCGCCGAGGCGATCCTCCGCGGCGCCATCGCCGACGGCGCGGCAGTCCACGCCACCGTGCAGGGCGACGACCTCGCCTTCCGCGTCTAG
- the udk gene encoding uridine kinase, with protein sequence MNTAPLVIGVAGGTASGKTTVARRIAEALGETCTLLDQDAYYRDLSDLSVEERAEVNFDHPDAFDVPLLVEHLRALKRGEAGEKPVYSFAAHNREARTERVVPGRVVLLEGILVLGIEAIRDQIDVKIYVDTEDDVRVLRRLTRDVKERGRDFDGVVSQYLRTVRPMHYGFVEPSKRHAHIIIPHGGSNTIAVDMVVGAIRGRLASPEQ encoded by the coding sequence GTGAACACTGCACCCCTCGTCATCGGCGTCGCCGGTGGGACGGCCTCCGGCAAGACCACCGTGGCCCGGCGCATCGCCGAGGCCCTCGGCGAGACCTGCACCCTGCTCGATCAGGACGCCTACTACCGCGACCTCTCCGACCTCTCGGTGGAGGAGCGCGCCGAGGTCAACTTCGACCACCCGGACGCCTTCGACGTGCCGCTGCTGGTCGAGCACCTCCGGGCCCTGAAGCGCGGCGAGGCGGGGGAGAAGCCGGTCTACTCCTTCGCCGCCCACAACCGCGAGGCGCGGACGGAGCGGGTGGTGCCGGGCAGGGTGGTGCTCCTCGAGGGGATCCTGGTGCTGGGGATCGAGGCGATCCGCGACCAGATCGACGTGAAGATCTACGTCGACACCGAGGACGACGTGCGTGTGCTCCGCCGCCTCACCCGCGACGTGAAGGAGCGCGGCCGCGACTTCGACGGCGTCGTCTCGCAGTACCTGCGCACGGTGCGGCCGATGCACTACGGCTTCGTCGAGCCCTCGAAGCGCCACGCCCACATCATCATTCCGCACGGTGGCAGCAACACCATCGCCGTCGACATGGTGGTGGGCGCGATCCGCGGCAGGCTCGCTTCGCCCGAGCAGTAG
- a CDS encoding class I SAM-dependent methyltransferase, whose amino-acid sequence MEKNVGAQWDERFSNEEYVYGTEPNDFLRERAPTFPEGASILSLGEGEGRNAAFLAGLGHRVTAVDASAVGLAKAKTLAESRGRSIETVHADLSAFAIEPARWDVVHAIFCHLPAPLRRQVHRAAVAGLKPGGRLVLEAYTPAQLGFRTGGPPVRELLYTLDELREDFAGLDLEVAREIEREVVEGRLHHGRAAVVQIAGRKPGV is encoded by the coding sequence ATGGAGAAGAACGTCGGCGCGCAGTGGGACGAGCGGTTTTCGAACGAGGAGTACGTCTACGGCACCGAGCCGAACGACTTCCTCCGCGAGCGGGCGCCCACCTTCCCGGAAGGCGCCAGCATCCTCTCCCTCGGCGAAGGGGAGGGGCGCAACGCCGCCTTCCTCGCGGGCCTCGGCCATCGGGTCACCGCGGTCGACGCCTCCGCGGTGGGGCTGGCCAAGGCGAAGACACTCGCCGAATCCCGCGGCCGCTCGATCGAGACGGTCCACGCCGATCTCTCGGCCTTCGCCATCGAGCCGGCGCGCTGGGACGTGGTCCACGCCATCTTCTGCCACCTGCCGGCGCCGCTGCGGCGGCAGGTCCACCGGGCGGCGGTGGCGGGCTTGAAGCCCGGCGGGCGCCTCGTCCTCGAGGCCTACACGCCGGCGCAGCTCGGGTTCCGCACGGGAGGTCCGCCGGTGCGCGAGCTCCTCTACACGCTGGACGAACTCCGCGAGGATTTCGCGGGACTCGATCTCGAGGTGGCCCGGGAGATCGAGCGGGAGGTGGTGGAGGGCAGGCTCCACCACGGCCGCGCGGCGGTGGTGCAGATCGCGGGGCGCAAGCCCGGGGTGTGA
- a CDS encoding BamA/TamA family outer membrane protein: MSSFLAALVRLLLAAPALGAVALPCALLLAAPAARAAAPHHRWQTLETPHFVLHFHEGLYPVALSAARSLEKAHEKLVPLLGAEPKRKTQVVLEDDTDSANGSATAAGRPQIHLLAEPPDDLSVLGDYDDYVYLLVAHEYVHVLHLGTVNGLPSWLNWIFGDVWIPNGAQPRFMTEGLATYQESHLSSAGRVRSALFEMYLRADVLEDRLLDLGQLSSGPGRWPWGTAWYLYGGRLMEHLAATRGDEVLLRYSHEYGGNFIPWSTNVDLRTAAEVDWIELYDEWARSLRVRYASQAEAIEKAAPLTEPKLRTRHGERTMGPRWAQDGRSIFYVEASAHRRPWLRRIDRETLEDEEIHDLGTTGEIAPLPDGGVLLARGEVFRAYEYYGDLFRVDEDGERRLTHGLRASEVDVVGTTAVFVQRGQGRTRLATLALDGAADATILHDPGALQVYTPRFSRDGSRIVFGRTRPAHGRDLFLLDRESGALRQLTDDGALDLDPTFTPDGDAVIFASDRSGVFNLYRLDLASGETVQLTNVLTGAFQPDVSPDGTWLAWTTYSSYGFDVAAAPLASLEPRPASVHVEQRPQPLAPTDGALYPVRAYDPLETIAPQTWFPYLAADTAGTVIGASIAGSDMVGLHAWSLAAGMGLNSGQPQGALGYGYGGWFPRFGFGASTSYRSVPGFPAGTTERASGAAASLTFPWGNTRRSHSFTVGYEGNWLEPLAVDPDDAPEAGLASELQFGFGFGSTERPADAISPEDGVGFSIGTRFGSEALGSDFSYAALDLSGGAYLRLPWAKHHVLAVLGRVGLGQGDLGNRRLFSLGGPTLRDPLLDLLYTGRFLGTAVLRGYEPGAFAGSNLVLGTLEYRFPIWRADAGAWTLPLYAGQLSGALFAEAGDAFDGLGTRAVHPAAGGELRWNVLAGNLGGTVRLGYGYGFDVELGGGHRAYLGIGAGF, translated from the coding sequence GTGTCGTCCTTCCTCGCCGCCCTCGTCCGCCTGCTCCTGGCTGCCCCCGCGCTCGGGGCCGTCGCGCTCCCCTGCGCCCTGCTCCTCGCCGCGCCTGCAGCCCGGGCGGCTGCGCCCCACCACCGCTGGCAGACCCTCGAGACCCCGCACTTCGTCCTCCACTTCCACGAGGGGCTCTACCCCGTGGCCCTCTCCGCCGCCCGCAGCCTGGAGAAGGCCCACGAGAAGCTGGTGCCCCTCCTCGGCGCGGAGCCGAAGCGGAAGACGCAGGTGGTGCTCGAGGACGACACCGATTCGGCCAACGGCTCCGCCACCGCAGCGGGCAGGCCGCAGATCCACCTGCTCGCCGAGCCCCCCGACGATCTCTCGGTCCTCGGCGACTACGACGACTACGTCTACCTCCTCGTCGCCCACGAATACGTGCACGTGCTCCACCTCGGCACGGTGAACGGCCTGCCCTCCTGGCTCAACTGGATCTTCGGCGACGTCTGGATCCCGAACGGCGCCCAGCCCCGCTTCATGACCGAGGGGCTCGCCACCTACCAGGAGTCGCACCTCTCCAGCGCCGGCCGGGTGCGCTCGGCGCTCTTCGAGATGTACCTGCGGGCGGACGTGCTCGAGGATCGCCTCCTCGATCTCGGCCAGCTCTCCAGCGGCCCCGGCCGCTGGCCCTGGGGCACCGCCTGGTACCTCTACGGCGGCAGGTTGATGGAGCACCTCGCCGCCACCCGCGGCGACGAGGTCCTTCTCCGCTACAGCCACGAATACGGCGGGAACTTCATCCCCTGGTCGACCAACGTCGATCTGCGCACCGCGGCCGAGGTCGACTGGATCGAGCTCTACGACGAGTGGGCTCGCTCGCTGCGGGTGCGCTACGCGTCGCAGGCGGAGGCGATCGAAAAGGCGGCGCCGCTCACCGAGCCGAAGCTCCGCACCCGCCACGGCGAGCGCACGATGGGACCGCGCTGGGCGCAGGACGGCCGCTCGATCTTCTACGTGGAGGCCTCCGCCCATCGCCGGCCGTGGCTGCGGCGGATCGATCGCGAGACCCTCGAGGACGAGGAGATCCACGACCTCGGCACCACCGGCGAGATCGCCCCGCTGCCGGACGGCGGCGTGCTCCTCGCCCGCGGCGAGGTCTTCCGGGCCTACGAGTACTACGGCGATCTCTTCCGCGTGGACGAAGACGGCGAGCGCCGCCTCACCCACGGCCTGCGCGCCTCCGAGGTCGACGTGGTCGGGACCACCGCGGTCTTCGTCCAGCGCGGGCAGGGACGCACTCGGCTCGCCACCCTCGCCCTCGACGGCGCAGCGGACGCGACGATCCTCCACGACCCGGGCGCGCTCCAGGTCTACACGCCGCGCTTCTCCCGGGACGGCAGCCGGATCGTCTTCGGACGCACGCGCCCTGCCCATGGCCGCGATCTCTTCCTGCTCGACCGCGAGAGCGGCGCCCTGCGCCAGCTCACCGACGACGGCGCCCTCGATCTCGATCCGACCTTCACGCCGGACGGCGACGCGGTGATCTTCGCCAGCGATCGCAGCGGCGTCTTCAACCTCTACCGCCTCGATCTCGCGAGCGGCGAGACGGTGCAGCTCACCAACGTGCTCACCGGCGCCTTCCAGCCCGACGTCTCGCCCGACGGCACCTGGCTCGCCTGGACCACCTATTCCTCCTACGGCTTCGACGTGGCGGCGGCGCCGCTCGCCTCGCTCGAGCCGCGGCCGGCGAGCGTCCACGTGGAGCAGCGCCCGCAGCCCCTCGCCCCGACCGACGGCGCGCTCTACCCGGTGCGCGCCTACGATCCGTTGGAGACGATCGCGCCGCAGACCTGGTTCCCCTACCTCGCCGCCGACACCGCCGGCACGGTGATCGGCGCCTCGATCGCCGGCAGCGACATGGTGGGCCTGCACGCCTGGTCGCTGGCTGCGGGCATGGGGCTGAACTCGGGGCAGCCGCAGGGTGCGCTGGGCTACGGCTACGGCGGCTGGTTCCCGCGCTTCGGCTTCGGCGCCAGCACGAGCTACCGCTCGGTGCCGGGCTTCCCGGCCGGCACCACCGAGCGGGCCAGCGGCGCTGCCGCCTCCCTCACCTTCCCCTGGGGCAATACGCGGCGCTCCCATTCCTTCACGGTGGGCTACGAGGGCAACTGGCTCGAGCCGCTGGCGGTCGATCCCGACGACGCGCCGGAGGCGGGCCTCGCCTCGGAGCTGCAGTTCGGCTTCGGCTTCGGCTCCACCGAGCGCCCCGCCGACGCGATCTCGCCGGAGGACGGCGTCGGCTTCTCGATCGGCACCCGCTTCGGCAGCGAGGCCCTCGGCAGCGACTTCTCCTACGCGGCCCTCGACCTGAGCGGCGGCGCCTACCTGCGCCTGCCGTGGGCGAAGCACCACGTCCTCGCGGTGCTGGGGCGGGTGGGCCTCGGCCAGGGTGATCTCGGCAACCGCCGGCTCTTCTCGCTGGGCGGGCCGACGCTGCGCGATCCGCTCCTCGATCTGCTCTACACCGGCCGCTTCCTCGGGACCGCGGTGCTGCGTGGCTACGAGCCCGGCGCCTTCGCCGGCTCGAACCTCGTGCTCGGCACCCTCGAATACCGCTTCCCGATCTGGCGTGCCGACGCAGGCGCCTGGACCCTGCCGCTCTACGCGGGGCAGCTCTCCGGCGCGCTCTTCGCCGAGGCGGGCGACGCCTTCGACGGCCTGGGCACCCGCGCCGTACATCCGGCTGCAGGCGGCGAGCTCCGCTGGAACGTGCTCGCCGGCAACCTGGGCGGCACGGTGCGCCTCGGCTACGGCTACGGCTTCGACGTGGAGCTGGGCGGCGGCCACCGCGCCTACCTCGGGATCGGCGCGGGCTTCTAA